One region of Culex pipiens pallens isolate TS chromosome 2, TS_CPP_V2, whole genome shotgun sequence genomic DNA includes:
- the LOC120427339 gene encoding cationic amino acid transporter 4-like, translated as MPSVRRMILGHVMSGLCSKMNRTKQLPADLMETPLNRCLNTFDITLLGIGHMVGAGIYVLTGTVAREMAGPGIVLSFILAGMVSMLAALCYAEFGTRVPKAGSAYVYTYVSIGEFWAFVIGWNILLEHMLGAASVARAWSGYVDSMLGNIVANTTMEITGEMHEQLLAKYPDFLAFGVCMSYAIALATGVKATAMINSILTTVNVIVMALVVGLGFWYADAGNWSLPEQGFLPYGFGGVLAGAATCFYAFVGFDSIATSGEEAKNPSVSIPLATILSLCAVTIGYVLVSAALTLMIPYNEINPAAALPDAFGTRGIAWAKYAISTGAICGMTTTLLGSLFALPRCLYAMASDGLLFSCFGKVNTKTQVPLLNLAVSGLCSALLALLFDLEKLVEFMSIGTLMAYTIVSASVIVLRYRPIAVEETVHLAPDTPGTDEEEGASSSSQSSAIDPSSPTSEMIEIALAGRLRPQFRWLEPVLGRCEPGVACSGAVLLFCVLSVAICFQLQASWDDLYNGVWWALGLYGFLLFCLVACIVVISAHHQNTRGLQFKVPLVPYIPALSIFCNIELMVHLSFLTWLRFFIWLSIGMLVYFLYGIHNSKEGELGVTSYSMLMSTQEAIRGWGATHSAGLTGGTRVTVTKIVKGRVSRKSVDKQAIIDDDDDDS; from the exons ATGCCCAGCGTCAGAAGGATGATCCTGGGCCACGTAATGTCCGGGCTGTGCAGCAAGATGAACCGGACTAAGCAGCTTCCGGCGGACCTGATGGAGACCCCGCTGAACCGATGTCTGAACACGTTCGATATCACGCTGCTGG GAATCGGCCACATGGTGGGCGCCGGCATCTACGTCCTAACCGGAACCGTTGCCCGCGAGATGGCCGGCCCCGGAATCGTGCTGTCGTTCATCCTGGCCGGCATGGTTTCGATGCTGGCAGCGCTGTGCTACGCCGAGTTCGGAACGCGGG TTCCCAAGGCCGGCTCGGCCTACGTCTACACGTACGTATCGATTGGTGAGTTCTGGGCGTTCGTCATCGGTTGGAACATCCTGCTGGAGCACATGCTGGGGGCGGCTTCGGTGGCACGTGCCTGGAGTGGTTACGTCGATTCGATGCTGGGCAACATTGTGGCAAACACAACGATGGAGATTACCGGCGAGATGCACGAGCAGCTGCTGGCCAAATATCCGGACTTTCTGGCGTTTGGCGTTTGCATGAGCTATGCGATTGCGTTGGCGACTGGAGTTAAGGCTACGGCCATGATTAATAGTATTTTGACCACGGTGAACGTAATCGTGATGGCTCTGGTGGTTGGGCTGGGCTTTTGGTACGCTGATGCTGGAAATTGGTCACTGCCCGAGCAGGGATTTTTGCCGTATGGATTTGGAGGAGTTTTGGCGGGAGCGGCCACGTGTTTTTACGCGTTCGTTGGCTTTGACAGCATTGCTACTTCCGGTGAAGAGGCAAAGAATCCAAGCGTATCCATTCCACTGGCCACGATTCTTTCGTTGTGTGCCGTAACCATTGGGTACGTCCTGGTGAGTGCAGCTTTGACGTTGATGATACCGTACAACGAAATCAATCCGGCAGCTGCTCTTCCGGATGCCTTTGGGACACGTGGTATTGCGTGGGCCAAGTACGCGATTTCAACGGGAGCTATTTGTGGAATGACCACAACTCTGCTTGGATCTCTGTTTGCTCTGCCGCGATGTCTGTACGCCATGGCCAGTGATGGATTGTTGTTTTCCTGCTTTGGAAAGGTCAATACCAAGACACAGGTTCCCTTGTTGAATCTGGCGGTTTCGGGGCTATGTTCAGCTCTGTTGGCACTCCTGTTTGATCTAGAAAAGCTCGTGGAGTTCATGTCCATTGGAACCCTCATGGCGTACACCATCGTCAGTGCCAGTGTAATTGTCCTTCGCTACAGACCGATAGCCGTGGAGGAGACTGTCCACCTCGCTCCGGATACTCCGGGAACGGACGAAGAAGAAGGCGCTTCCTCTTCTTCCCAATCGAGTGCCATTGATCCGTCTTCACCGACCAGTGAAATGATTGAAATAGCCCTAGCAGGACGTCTGCGTCCTCAGTTCCGCTGGTTAGAGCCGGTTCTCGGACGTTGCGAGCCTGGAGTGGCCTGTTCCGGGGCAGTACTCCTGTTCTGTGTGCTTAGCGTAGCGATTTGCTTTCAACTACAGGCTTCCTGGGATGACCTTTACAACGGCGTTTGGTGGGCTCTTGGCCTCTATGGATTCCTGCTATTCTGCCTAGTCGCATGTATCGTAGTAATTTCGGCCCACCACCAAAACACCCGTGGACTCCAGTTCAAGGTCCCACTGGTTCCGTACATCCCGGCGCTGAGCATCTTCTGCAACATCGAACTCATGGTCCATCTTAGCTTCCTGACGTGGCTGCGGTTCTTCATTTGGCTTTCGATCGGAATGCTGGTGTACTTCCTGTACGGAATCCACAACAGCAAGGAAGGTGAACTAGGCGTAACCTCCTATTCAATGTTAATGTCCACCCAGGAGGCGATCCGGGGCTGGGGCGCAACACACTCGGCCGGACTGACCGGTGGAACGCGAGTCACGGTGACCAAGATCGTAAAGGGTCGCGTTAGCCGGAAGAGTGTCGACAAGCAAGCCAtcatcgacgacgacgatgatgactcCTAA
- the LOC120427347 gene encoding ORM1-like protein: protein MIAGGHGDPNPNSSWLDSRGLWLAYILGILIFHIVLLALPFINIPYAWTITNITHNLAHLYFLHSIKGAPWMSIDTGDSRKYTHWEQINHGVQFTATRKFLTAAPIILFLLTCLYTRNDIDHFIANFISLVVVLVPKLPQFHGVRLFGINKY, encoded by the exons ATGATTGCCGGTGGTCATGGAGATCCTAATCCGAACAGCTCGTGGCTAGACTCGCGGGGCTTGTGGCTGGCGTACATACTTGGTATTCTAATCTTCCACATCGTACTGCTGGCTTTGCCATTCATTAATATTCCTTACGCTTGGACTATCACGAACATCACACATAATTTG GCACATCTCTACTTCTTACACTCGATAAAGGGCGCCCCTTGGATGAGTATTGATACTGGGGATTCACGGAAGTATACTCACTGGGAACAGATTAACCATGGAGTTCAATTCACCGCCACCAGGAAATTTTTGACGGCGGCTCCGATTATTTT ATTTCTTCTGACTTGTCTTTACACCAGAAACGACATTGATCACTTTATCGCAAACTTCATCTCGCTGGTGGTTGTACTTGTCCCGAAGTTACCCCAGTTTCATGGAGTTCGACTGTTCGGCATTAACAAATATTAG